GCCTGAAGAGGCTTCTTCTAACCAATGCGAGATCCGGCTGAAAATTCTGACACTTAAACtgatgtgatcctggacaaatgaCTTCATGTGAACCCCAGTGATCTCATCTCGAAATGGAAATGATAGGCTCTCCACTGCCAACTCaagttgtgaggctcaaatgagatgatctatctatctatatttatatagatagagcAATAGATAAAGCCCTCTCTAAATCTTAATGCTCTGTACAATTGCTAGTTATGATCCGCTTGATTTATGGGGTGTTAGTCTGGGTGCTCCTTAGCATGCGTAGGAGTGATGACAGGTTTGCAGATTTTAGCCAGTTTTATGAGGGGTGAGGTGGAGAAGAGAAGGGTCCCCCAGTCTCGCCCCCAAGCCCCGGGATAGAACAGGGATGAGGATGCTCCGCCTCGGGATTCCTCCCCTGCTGCACCAGACTCCCGTCACGGTGCCAGTTAATCACTAATTCTACATCCATCGGCTCCTTAGTTGGAGAAAGTCACCATCTTCGGTGTTCCTAATGCAAACACTTTAATCAGTTTCAGATTATGATTATTTCTCTGTAAGTGGTGACCAGGAGACAGAGCAGCAGGAATTTGACAAATCCTCTACCATTCCGAGAAACAGTGACATTAGCCAGTCCTATCGCAGGATGTTTCAGGCCAAACGCCCAGCTTCAACTGCTGGTCTCCCCACTACCCTAGGACCTGTGATAGTTACTCCTGGTGTAGCAACCATCAGACGGACCCCTTCTACTAAACCTTCTGTACGAAGGGGAACCATCGGGGCTGGACCCATCCCCATCAAGACTCCTGTGATTCCTGTCAAAACCCCAACTGTCCCTGACCTACCAGGTATGCTACCAAGTCCTCAGGGAGGGCCTGAGGGGCACGGAGAGCACAGCCCAGAGTCACCTTCTGTGGGCGAGAGTGCCCAGGGTGGCATAAGCATGCCCGCCTCCATGTGGAGTGGTCAGGCCTCTGTCAACCCCCCTCTGCCTGGCCTGAAGCCAAGTGTCGCAgaggagcagagacagagtgctccagaaacagaagaagaagaaacagaaggggaTCACTCAAGTGCCACTAGCTCCCCTGGCCAGACCCCAGAGTGCAGCAACCCCGGAGACCTGAGCCCTGGGGACAGCCTGCAAGGTGAAGATATGCTGAACGCCATTCGGCGCGGGGTCAAACTGAAGAAGACACTGACAAATGACCGATCGGCCCCTCGTTTATCCTAAGGTTTCTAAGAATACTGCCAGGGTTATAATGAATGGAAAATGAACTGTTTATTAAAACCTTAAATTTGTTTTGATTCATTCCAAACTATAATCAAAAGATTTTGTAGGAAATCCAAAATTAGAGCATTGTTTTGAAAATACTATATATCATAAAACAGAGAATTAAAAATACAAGATAAGTAACCATCATAatctttattgttttaatttgtaaatatCAACAACTTTCTGCATATTTTGTTCTTaagtttcccttttaatttttctgaagGTGCCAAATCCCATAACTTTTTTATAAgcctttataaaattttaaatgcataactGGGGAGGGGGGCGGGAGTGGGAAATCTCATAAAGTAGCAAACTTCAGCAAAGGGATTAATAATTGGCTTTTTTGCAAGCTTTTGTAGATGCATTGTGATAGTGTGGTTTCAATAAATTGGACTTATTTTAATGTACAAATAAAATGGGTAATGAACATGTCCtcatttaaatatgtttttgtgTGGAAAGCAGGAGTAACTGGATGAAAAGCAATATAATGGATGAAATAAAAGCTGGAAATGATAAGACTGTGTTGGGTTGAGGGGGGGAGGTAGGGTGGGAAACACCATTAACATAGCAGATGCTGTTCCCTAAGAGTAGCTTAGTTGGTTGAATTACTGTTAGCTTCATGGTGAATGCATCCGAAGTCATACTGGATTGCAGTGTTTGTTTAGGTAGGGTGTATAGGGACTTCACTCATTCCccatgttcttttttccccccatgttTCCTCTTGACACCCCACACAGCAACCACTCCTAGTCATATGCATGCTGCTTCAATAGTATACTTAGATTGATTTACTCAGTTTCTCTTTGGTCGTGCTCATGCTTTCATTGAGTCCAAATACATCCAAAAGTTACAGTAAAGCAGTTTTTAACATgtgaaagcatttaaaaatgataGCAGGGAGTTCTTAGGTAGAGTATCAAATGCCTTTTATTTACAAGTGCCCAGCAGGCTGGGTACATTGAGAAGCCCAAATATTTTGAGAATACTTGAGTGGATTTAGTAAGGGTAACCAGCTTGGAGTTTAGCAACTTGGAAAAGGGTGTGTTCTGTTTCAGGGGGCTTGTTTTTCTTAGACAGTGAATTGGCTTCATATTAAAcactgaaaaggaaagaagatgcaTTGCCACTGGGAGTCTGACCACTACActgtctttttttgtattctgggtgatttttttggaataattctttctcaattaaaaaaggacttttttgaattttgttttctttttcaagtgaACCAATTTGCTGTAATAACTATCTTTTAAAGCCAGCAAGATATGCAGAATTCAGGGGGTCACAGGGGTGGGGGTTAGTGTGGGTCAGAAGCAGAAGAGGCTTGTCAGTTATTCAAGTTGCACACTTGAGACCGTTAACAGTTCACCAAATGAAGTTCTCAAAGGGGGCTGCTGGTTTCCACCCAAACGCTGCAGCTTTTGTTGGCTTCAATATCTGACTACATGATCATATGCTTTAATACATTACTGCATTGGATGTGAGACTTAATGTATTTGTACAGTCACTATTCTATAATAACACTTTACACTGCTGTGATTGCTTCTGACACTTTTATGTTATGGCTTCAAGCAAAGGCATGTTTATTAGAAACTATTTAAACTTtactttctttgaaaaacaaGCTCCTTATTACAGAATATAATCAACAGTAGTGCCTGTGGTTTTAGCCCACCAATCTTGATTGAATAAAAGTAGCTGATGCATTGTGCATATGATGCTTGATAGGTTTTGCTGAAGCAAAAACCATTGCAAGAGAATGAATATAGTAAAGTGGTATTTTAAACCTTGGAAATGAAATGGATGTAACTGTACTGGAGTACAGCTTTTCACTTGTTTAGTTCTTAAACGTTAGTATAATCTgaaaaagttaatataaaatgTTGCCAAATTCAACGTAGAAAGAATGTGACAAAACACTTTGGATAGTTCTACTGTTTTGTGTTTTTGCATATTGTAAAAGCAGTGTCAcagctaaaaattaaaaaaaaaatgtttctaatgtataaattattgttgtttagttgctAGTTTGTACTGAGAGTTGACCTCTCCCTGtgcagttttttgttttcaaCTGATATAAATGAACAGTTGCTGTATTGTGTCACTCTTTTCCATTGTAACAAATGCTTCAGAATACATTATAAATAAAGAATGGCTAGAAAAAtactgtatttcattttattcaaacCCTCATATTTGTTCAAGTCATTGGTCAAAACTGATTTTAGAGgactgcaaaaaaacaaaaaaaatgtagatCGCTATACTTATATAAACCTGAAGGGTTTGATCTTTTAATCCTTTCAGATCCTTATTTGAAAAGttggctgaattttttttttcctttcttttggaaTATGGCTAACgcagaaatatttttgcatgaaaaaaataaagctttgacgttataaaacaacaacaaaaaataagttaattGAATGTTGTTTGTGAGTACAATGGTAACTTACACTAATTCTTTGAGGAAACTTGAACAAGTGATCCTTTCAAAGACTTATTTATGAGCAGTTAAGGCACAAAGTCAAACAAAGCTGATTTTAAGCTTGAACATTTTAAGTAGGGATTCTGAACCTAGAACACAGACTTCTGGGTGTCTAGGAGCTTAAAGACACTGGAGGAAAAACAATGTTCACTAAcgtttaaaatttgcatttcctaaaaattagtttaaaattctgagaaaggatccatagACTTCCAGACAGCCAAGAAGGTAACTGAATTCAGCCAATTAGCTTTGCAAAAAGAACTGTTACTAAAGGAAGAATAACCACATAACCACACATTTTACAAGGTCCTAATCCCAGCACAAAACTATTTCAATTGGGAGAACTCAAAGCATATTTTACTATGAGTAGGTCTGTTGGAATACACggaagccacctgacagtggctgctggagatccaacccagaattgATCTCCTGGTAAAAGGATATAAGGAGACTAAGAGacagttgctattctctgacctccctactgagaggccattgcattgtctgacccctttcctcttctctctgcctccgaTTTATCTTTCTCAATACACAAGCAACCCCTGTGTCACCAAaagctgccttgcaactccttcagatgttatgatccacagatgtggaggctctcagagaattgacctgtcccttgaCATAGGTCAACACTTTTCATTTATCCACAACATCgctatctcatttttatagataaggatattTCAGCTTTCCAAATTTAAGTCTAGAAAGCAAATCTTTTCCTAGCTTCAGTTCTTTGATTTTCATATCTACTCCTACACCAAACcttcattgcaaaaaaaaaaaaaaaaccaataaaaaattAGTCTCCAATTCAAGCCTCAAAGGAAATTTTTCCCACATAAAGAAAAGGCAATTGTTGATAATGTTCGTTTAATAACTTTATTACATCAAGTCTGTGTATCTACATACCCAAAATACACACTTGAAAGTttaatatgtgtgtttatgttaCTCTGTGGGGCGTTCTCGGGGCCTAGTGACAATATGCCACCACAGTGGTGGCAAATGACCCTCCTTTCGGGCTGGGGGCAGAGCTTCAGTCTTAGGACCATCAGGGGGAGTTTCCTCCTTCAATTGCTGAACCTGTACAGTAAATGAGGGGAAACTATGTTAAGAACAATTAAGTGAATTTGATTGTCTCAAAACTAATGATACCACATCAATATGAAAAGAGAGCAAGagcatttcacaaaataaaattaccCTATTTTTAACATTTGGAAGTAGAACTAGTCATTCTTTACtcccttattttttgttttgtaccCATAGCAAGAATTTTATGCATTCaattaagttgtttttttaacaAGCATTTTCCCAAATAAGTAGCAGTGCTGAGATACTTGATGCCCAATTTGATTCAGATAAAATTCAGACAACATAATCCTAATGATAGCagtttttgtaaagcattttaaggtttataaaatgtttttttaaatattgcataatcactctgggaggtagatagaattatctccattttacagatgaagaaatgaagacagaagttgtgatttgcccaggatatCATCTCAGCTAAAACAAGTCTGAGGTTTAAGTTGAATTCAGCTCCTCCCAACTGCAGATCTAGTactttatccactttgccaccaaCCTCCTAACTGAGCACTAGAAAGTAAAATGTTTGGCAACAGTTTAATGTAGATGCCTAAACACCAACTAGCCATATTGTTTTCCCTTGATGTCTGAGTCTTGTAATAGACAGATGTAGTATGAGTATAAAATTGTGGGGATGCCTTGGGCTCTTATCTTTAAGTACCAACATGGTTCAAGAGGACCCTAAGATTGCCACCAAGTAACAAGCCTGAGCTGTGGTgtcattaaagatccatttccCATATAAACTCTTCTAAGAGGCCCAATTCATTTTGGTCTACTGAAATTATCGCCACAagtttatttcaaataaattgcTCCATATCACTTAGCCCAAACCCGTCATATGCAAAGACGAGGAGGCAAAtgaatcaattatttttcttccagattaataAATGTTGAGGCAAATCCCACAAAACCCTATCTTTTTTCACACAAATGAAATCTTGAACTCTACAACTTATATCCACTTTTCCTAGTTCAATTAGATTTAAAATTTAGTAGCATCTGTCAGAGATGCAAGATATAGTCAAGAGCTAGGTGGCTAGCCTAGCCCTTCAAATACTAGCTCTTCTCCAGAATTAGTATCTTTAATCTTCCTAAATATCTCCATGGCAAGAGCTCTAGCCAGTTCAATTCTGGTCCCTCTCCTTTTAATACACGCCAACTTGTTAATGTCTTTCCTGAAATGTAGCACCTGGCATGAAACACACCACTCTGGGGCGTGACACAGTAGTAGTCACCTCCCTTGTCCTAGACAATGTCACTTCATGCACACTAAGAGCAAAATTAACTTCTAGGCTCCCTCATTCTGAAAACAGGCCTCTGCTTCCTTTCCTCAAGTCCTCTGCCTCTTTTAAAACTATCCCCCAGCCAAATAGTTCAGCTGGGAGGCCAAATGGAGTGGCTGGAGAGAGCAATGAGCATGATATTGGCAGGCCCAGTTAGGATGACCACAGGAAGAGTTGCTGCAGGGATGTCACAGCAAGAAAAGATACAGCTCCTTCACTCCCAGACCAGCTCTCTGAGGAGGCTGGAAGGAAAGTAGGCTCTACAGCCTGAGACCTTAATGTGTTACATCCTGCCTGTGATTCCTGCTATTTGCTGATGGGGAGATATCATTTCCCCTCCTgggtgcctcaatttccttctcttaaaAAAGTGAACTAAAAGTAGCAACTATTGCCCCTCCATATTCACGATACTATGTTTTGCAGGTCCCCCCAGGTTGAAATAACTCACTGGTTATATGCAGATTATAAGATTAAAGAATCTCTGTGAACCTGGCACTGTCTTAAATGTGATTAGTGACTTCACAAAGTCCAACTGGGAATAAGGCTGGTTTGTAGTTAGCAATCCTGATTTAAATCCTGCCTGGAGTCCCATCTTCCTACCTGTGTAATGCCAGGCAAGTCTTTTGGCCAATCTCTTCAAAGTCTTAGGTGCAATAAGGCAATAAACTAGATGGCTTATGTACAATCATTGATTATATACAATTAATTATGTACAATCATTGATTATATGCATAAAAGGGAGTAAACTTTGGTCCTTTCCAGGCTTTAATCTATGCTCTTATGTTTGCCCCAATACCTTTGAGTAGAAGTGTCTATTTTAACTGTTTCCTGAGAGCCCTTGCAGTTGACTCCTGCAAGCCACATAGGAGCCATACATCTCCTTCCCTAGGAGACATGACCACTTACCTCACGGTCCCAACTCTCCAAGCGCAgtttcttccatttctccctcttGGCAAAGTAATCTGGGTACATGGCCTTCTCAGAGGGGTGCCAGTAGTCTAAGCACCACTCGGGGACCTGTCAGAAGGATAGCTGTCACAAGTTCTGAAATGCGACAATGGATAATGAAGGCAAGGCTGAGTGCAGGGGCAGGGGTGGCCTCCCTGGAGACTTCTGAGCAGAGGTGAGGTATGTGGCCACTGTCAGTAGATTATAGCATGAACTCCTTTTAGATAGGGGTTGGACTAAAAAGCtaccaaggtcccttccaaatctaaaactCCATGATTCTGTGACACTGGAGCTAGGAAGCTATTAAGCATTTCTTATAATTAACTCAGTACCATGGGTAAAATTACATCCAGATGCAAAGGTGAAACAATACCACAGACAAATGAGGATGTCCGAGTGTACAGTTATTAGGTACAAGAGCTAGAAAATAGCTTTAAGTCAAATAGAATAAATATCACTTCATCTCCTACCTTCTATTTTCCAAAACGCCTATATTTGGGTAGTAAGATTTTataaatgctaataattttctttgCTAGTAACTCTAGATATATAAATTAACTTCAAGAGTTTGGCTCTTGTATAATATCTTTTCTAATATCAATCCAAACTTTATAATAAAGTACAAactccttaaaagaaaaaaaattcagacatcCTGTCTGTtttgaagggggaaaaagttTCATCCAAATTTTTCAGATCATGGGGGTGCTGCACTATAACTTCTCtgatgtggaagagataattatttttctttcccagatgaggaggaaatgagaggaattaattttttttaaaagtaaaaacatttataaaacaaatgctTCCTCCTCCTGACATCTGATTAGGAAGTACAGAGGGAAGACTTATGTCAGGAGTTCTGACTTACCTTGTAACACTCATATCTTTCAAAGGAAGTACCTCCTGGAGAATCAGGGAAGATATATGGTTGAGGATGCTGAGTAGCCCAAAATTCTTCCTCACCCTGCATAAGCAGTTTGGTGGCTTTTACCATATCggtttcatttttatgtttttcaaacTGAGCTCTCAGTAAGCAAGCCTTAAATCGATAGTCATCCCTGCAAAGTATAAAGATTGACATctataaaaacatatttcttaAATTGGATGCGAAAGTCTTTAAGGTATAGACATTTCCATAAACCCTTAAACACTGGCACATGTCCTATGACACCCCATCCTAACAAAATAGCTGACCTGGCAGCCAGAACACAGCACCAGCTATTTGTCATGAAGAaggaaattggggggaaaaaatttttttaaacaagttcctctgaaaaaatatttaagatctGAAATTAGCTAGAATtgtttcaaatataaaagaacaaaagcTATTCCCCGATAAGTTAAAGGATGTGAACAGGcagttctcaaaggaagaaatccaagctatcaacagACATGAAAAAGTACTCCAAATCACcaggagaaaaatgcaaattgagataATGCTGAGGTTCTAACTATACCCTTCGATCTGGCAAAGATAACAAAGAGACAACCGTTAGAGTGGCTGTGAGAAAATAAGGCACTGAGGACAGAAATGTACTACTACTGCTATGTCTACACACACCAAAGATCAAGAGAGGTAAGACGTGTATGTATCAAAGTATTTAAAATAGATCTTTTTGTTATAGCCCCTCCATTGGGCAATGGCTAAATTGTtgcataaatataatggaatctGACTGCAAATTAGGAAATGACAAAAGAGCTCttagtttcagagaaacatggacGGACTTTTATGAATCTATGCAGTGAAACGAGAATCTTATCTCTAATAACATGGTGATGAaaatcaactctgaaagacttaagaactgaTGGGTGCAAAGCCCAATCCGGAATCCAGAGGAGTGACAGGTTACAATGAAGCACAAGCCAGGCATCTGCGGTCAGCGCCAATGTATGAAATTGTTGGGCTCGATGACATTTCCGTGGAGTGTTATTTTAATTTGGGGAGATCTCTAGAGAGTGTAAGTGGGGGAGGGGTTAGTGCCCAGGCAGCCTGGAACGTTTATCTCTTTGGACGTCCCCTCCGGTAACTACTTCCTAAAGCCTGGTGGTCTCGGGAGGCCTATTCCCTGGGTCCCATTTCAGGTCTACGTTAAAGGGCAGAGGTTTTGAACTTTGAGGTGCATTGGTGAAGTCTATGGAgcccttttcagaattttttttaaactatgaaatAATACGCATAGAATGAGACAGGAAACCATAGATTTAGTGAAAATAACGATGAATTTGTCTCCCCATCTAAGTTCGCAGACGGCCTGGAAGTTGTCCACGAACAGCCAGGTTAAGAACTCGCAGCAAAGAGGATGGGCTACCGGAGGTGGGGGCGGGGCTGGGGAGCGGAGATGAAAACTGCGGAGGGAAAACTGGAGGGAATGGGAGACAGGAGATGAGGACGGGGAGGGCGgaggtcagtcagtcagtcaacaagcctGCCTCTGGG
This sequence is a window from Sminthopsis crassicaudata isolate SCR6 chromosome 1, ASM4859323v1, whole genome shotgun sequence. Protein-coding genes within it:
- the NDUFB9 gene encoding NADH dehydrogenase [ubiquinone] 1 beta subcomplex subunit 9, coding for MALSAPGAFLTHRQKVLRLYKRALRHLESWIIYRDDYRFKACLLRAQFEKHKNETDMVKATKLLMQGEEEFWATQHPQPYIFPDSPGGTSFERYECYKVPEWCLDYWHPSEKAMYPDYFAKREKWKKLRLESWDREVQQLKEETPPDGPKTEALPPARKEGHLPPLWWHIVTRPRERPTE